In Desulfosediminicola ganghwensis, a single window of DNA contains:
- a CDS encoding YbaB/EbfC family nucleoid-associated protein: protein MDMSKIMEQAQQMQERMKQIQDDLAKKAIIGSAGGGMVQVTVNGQGDVLKVEIEPQLISADESQMLQDLIVAATNDGLRKAKDLSKQELGQLTGGLDLPGLTNFMR, encoded by the coding sequence ATGGACATGAGCAAGATCATGGAACAGGCCCAGCAGATGCAGGAACGCATGAAACAGATTCAGGACGATCTGGCCAAAAAGGCAATCATCGGTTCTGCTGGAGGTGGCATGGTTCAGGTAACCGTAAACGGCCAGGGCGATGTATTGAAAGTGGAAATCGAACCACAACTCATTTCTGCCGATGAATCCCAAATGCTGCAGGACCTTATCGTTGCAGCAACCAACGACGGTCTCCGTAAGGCAAAGGATCTCAGCAAGCAGGAACTTGGCCAACTGACAGGCGGCCTCGACCTGCCCGGTCTCACCAACTTTATGCGATAA
- the recR gene encoding recombination mediator RecR, which translates to MQVIPPALERLIEDLAKLPGIGKKTATRLALNVLRRPPGYAHELSEALQALHASIQLCSCCFTFSESDPCAVCSDPKRDASLVCVVEEPGDLMAIEKTASFRGHYHILHGVLSPIDGIGPDELKIRELIARINNGSVREVLIATSSTVPGEATASYLIDLLANGPVNVTRLACGIPMGMDIKYADKHTLARAIESRSAAK; encoded by the coding sequence ATGCAGGTTATTCCTCCGGCTCTGGAAAGGCTTATTGAAGATCTTGCCAAGCTGCCCGGTATCGGCAAAAAAACCGCCACCAGGCTTGCCCTGAACGTACTGAGAAGGCCACCGGGCTATGCCCATGAGCTATCCGAAGCACTGCAGGCGCTGCACGCCTCCATCCAGCTCTGCTCCTGTTGCTTCACTTTTTCCGAAAGCGACCCATGCGCTGTCTGCTCCGATCCCAAAAGAGACGCCAGCCTGGTCTGTGTTGTGGAAGAACCGGGTGACCTGATGGCTATTGAGAAAACCGCCAGTTTCCGTGGTCACTACCACATCCTGCATGGCGTACTTTCCCCCATTGACGGTATAGGCCCCGATGAATTAAAGATCAGAGAACTCATTGCCAGAATCAATAACGGCAGTGTGCGAGAAGTGCTGATCGCTACCAGTTCGACCGTGCCGGGTGAGGCCACTGCCTCGTACCTTATAGACCTGCTTGCCAACGGTCCGGTAAATGTAACCCGGCTCGCCTGTGGTATTCCAATGGGGATGGATATAAAGTATGCTGATAAACATACACTGGCGAGAGCAATAGAGAGTCGGTCTGCTGCAAAATGA